One window of Cohnella hashimotonis genomic DNA carries:
- a CDS encoding YebC/PmpR family DNA-binding transcriptional regulator: MGRKWNNIKEKKASKDANTSRVYAKFGVEIYVAAKKGEPDPEANRALKVVLERAKTYNVPRAIIDRALDKAKGSSEESYSELRYEGFGPSGSMVIVDALTNNVNRTASAVRAAFSKNGGNMGVNGSVAYMFDASAVIGVNGKTADEVIDLMLEADVDVRDVVEEDDTVIVYADPEQFHAVQEAFKHAGISEFAVAELSMIPQNYVTLADDAQAQFEKMLDAIEDLEDVQQVYHNVDTEE; this comes from the coding sequence ATGGGACGCAAATGGAACAATATTAAGGAGAAGAAAGCCTCCAAAGATGCCAATACAAGTCGCGTGTATGCCAAGTTCGGCGTCGAGATTTACGTAGCAGCCAAAAAAGGCGAGCCGGATCCGGAAGCGAATCGCGCGCTCAAGGTCGTTCTTGAAAGGGCTAAGACATACAACGTGCCGAGAGCCATTATCGACAGAGCCCTAGACAAGGCGAAGGGGTCTTCCGAGGAGAGCTACTCCGAACTGAGATACGAAGGCTTCGGGCCTAGCGGCTCGATGGTGATCGTCGACGCTCTTACAAATAACGTGAACCGTACGGCCTCCGCCGTCCGAGCGGCTTTTAGCAAGAACGGAGGCAACATGGGCGTAAACGGCTCCGTCGCATACATGTTCGACGCATCCGCTGTTATCGGCGTCAACGGCAAGACGGCCGACGAAGTGATCGATCTGATGCTCGAAGCGGATGTAGACGTCCGCGACGTCGTTGAAGAAGACGACACCGTTATCGTATACGCCGATCCGGAGCAATTCCATGCCGTCCAAGAAGCGTTCAAGCATGCGGGCATCTCCGAGTTCGCCGTCGCCGAGCTGTCCATGATCCCCCAGAATTACGTGACGCTTGCCGACGACGCCCAGGCCCAATTCGAGAAGATGCTTGATGCGATCGAAGACCTCGAAGACGTTCAACAGGTGTATCACAATGTCGATACTGAAGAGTAA
- a CDS encoding MFS transporter, producing MKQSQNHKQTAALLALSSIPLIMTLGNSMLIPVLPAIERALGISALQSSLVITVYSIMAIILIPVAGYLSDRVGRKRIIIPSLVLAAAGGGVCIWAAGMNSYGLLLAGRAIQGIGAAGAMPIVLPLVGDMFKDEEQVSTGLGLIETFNTFGKVLSPILGSALALIAWRTPFWSIPVLCAVSIVLVLWLVRPPKTDKKEKPPSPKVFIGTVWKLYKEKARWLTALFIVICFTMFILFGLLFYLSETLEKEHHMKGILKGLVLAIPLAVLCAASFAAGKWIGRRKKLMKWTVTLGFFITALSVAGCLIWDVTVGQISLLSAAGLGIGAALPCLDAFVTEGIEKEQRGSISSFYSSMRFVGVAAGPPVASLLMQQSVSGFFWVMVVCAFAASLLTMFLIRPKEDEAAKTAKA from the coding sequence ATGAAGCAGTCTCAAAATCACAAACAAACTGCGGCACTTCTTGCGCTATCCTCGATCCCACTCATCATGACGTTGGGGAATTCGATGCTGATCCCCGTTCTCCCGGCGATAGAACGGGCGCTAGGCATATCTGCGTTACAGTCGAGCCTGGTCATCACCGTTTATTCCATCATGGCCATTATTCTTATTCCGGTCGCTGGTTATTTGTCCGATCGTGTCGGACGCAAAAGGATCATTATTCCCAGTCTCGTCCTGGCGGCTGCAGGAGGGGGCGTATGCATATGGGCGGCGGGAATGAACAGCTACGGTCTGCTGCTCGCCGGTCGCGCGATTCAAGGCATTGGCGCAGCCGGCGCCATGCCCATCGTGCTGCCGCTCGTCGGAGACATGTTCAAGGACGAGGAACAGGTCAGCACCGGACTTGGATTGATAGAAACGTTTAACACCTTTGGCAAAGTTTTAAGTCCGATCCTGGGATCGGCGCTCGCGCTTATCGCGTGGAGGACGCCCTTCTGGTCGATTCCAGTGCTATGCGCCGTCTCCATCGTGCTGGTCTTGTGGCTCGTGCGGCCCCCGAAAACGGATAAAAAAGAGAAACCGCCGAGTCCCAAAGTGTTTATCGGTACCGTCTGGAAATTGTATAAAGAAAAAGCGCGCTGGCTGACAGCCCTGTTTATCGTCATTTGCTTCACCATGTTCATTTTGTTCGGCCTTTTATTTTACTTGTCCGAGACGCTCGAAAAAGAGCACCATATGAAAGGCATCCTGAAGGGCCTGGTGCTGGCTATTCCGCTTGCCGTACTGTGTGCGGCATCGTTTGCCGCGGGCAAATGGATCGGACGACGCAAAAAATTGATGAAGTGGACCGTAACCTTAGGCTTTTTCATTACGGCTTTATCCGTTGCTGGTTGTTTGATCTGGGACGTAACGGTCGGACAAATTTCGTTGCTAAGTGCGGCTGGACTTGGCATCGGAGCGGCTTTGCCGTGTCTGGATGCGTTTGTGACCGAAGGAATCGAAAAAGAGCAGCGCGGTTCGATCAGCTCCTTTTATAGCAGCATGCGATTCGTCGGTGTAGCCGCTGGTCCGCCGGTCGCTTCCCTTCTTATGCAGCAGTCCGTTTCGGGTTTTTTTTGGGTCATGGTGGTATGCGCGTTCGCGGCTTCATTGCTGACCATGTTCCTGATACGTCCCAAGGAAGATGAAGCTGCAAAGACAGCGAAGGCATGA